Proteins encoded together in one Miscanthus floridulus cultivar M001 chromosome 16, ASM1932011v1, whole genome shotgun sequence window:
- the LOC136511483 gene encoding peroxidase 2-like — protein MAMATSACQALAIMVLVAAAMSTASGTALQYNFYSSSCPKAEKAVRNATQKIISNDPTMGAAFVRLFFHDCFVRGCDASILLDQSNSNSQPEKLAIPLRGYVEVNNIKAAVEAVCPGIVSCADVLAYAARDSAILSGGFAFAMPGGRRDGFVSDMNDIFGNLPAPNMQVQDLITSFDNKGLNPTDLVALSGAHSFGQTHCSFVTPRLYPTVDTTMNATFAQGLKAVCPPPSQGGGGTVLNNNRVTDPNKLSNLYYSNLATGQVMFTSDQTLTSSNTTNKMVQDNAANPIAWMARFAGAMVKMGGIEVLTGTQGEIRRVCGATNSGN, from the exons ATGGCGATGGCGACCTCAGCATGCCAGGCCTTAGCCATCATGGTGCTTGTTGCAGCTGCGATGAGCACGGCATCTGGTACGGCATTGCAGTACAACTTCTACAGCTCGTCGTGCCCAAAAGCCGAGAAGGCGGTCCGCAATGCCACTCAGAAGATCATCTCCAACGACCCCACCATGGGCGCCGCCTTTGTGCGTCTCTTCTTCCATGACTGCTTCGTCAGG GGTTGCGACGCTTCCATTCTGCTCGATCAGTCCAATAGCAACTCACAGCCGGAGAAGTTAGCCATCCCGCTACGTGGTTACGTCGAAGTGAACAACATCAAGGCAGCCGTGGAGGCCGTCTGCCCTGGCATTGTCTCCTGCGCCGACGTCCTCGCCTACGCTGCGCGCGACTCAGCCATCCTCTCTGGCGGCTTCGCCTTTGCCATGCCCGGCGGCCGGCGCGACGGATTCGTGTCCGACATGAACGACATTTTCGGGAACCTCCCTGCCCCGAACATGCAGGTCCAGGACCTCATCACGAGCTTCGACAACAAGGGCCTCAACCCCACCGACCTCGTGGCGCTCTCCGGCGCGCATTCCTTCGGCCAAACGCACTGCTCCTTCGTCACGCCCCGGCTGTACCCCACCGTGGACACGACCATGAACGCCACCTTCGCTCAAGGGCTCAAGGCAGTGTGCCCTCCGCCGTCACAAGGTGGCGGCGGCACCGTGCTGAACAACAACCGTGTGACAGACCCGAACAAGCTGAGCAACCTGTATTACTCCAACTTGGCCACCGGGCAGGTGATGTTCACGTCGGACCAGACACTGACGAGCAGCAACACCACCAACAAGATGGTGCAGGACAACGCTGCCAACCCGATCGCGTGGATGGCACGGTTCGCAGGGGCAATGGTGAAGATGGGAGGCATCGAGGTGCTTACCGGCACCCAGGGTGAGATCAGGAGAGTCTGCGGCGCCACCAACAGCGGTAACTGA